The DNA window TTAATTTTAGGCTTCTCCTATCTGTTGCTTATGATGAAAACATTGATTAAGATTCTAATTTTCAATCTGACACAGATTACAAAAAAAAGAAAGGTTCAAAAAAATAAACACTCAAAAAGGACTGTCTGTTATAATTTTCTTCCAAAATCTGATTTCCAAAATCTGACTTTAGTCTTTAATTGGTTTGTAATTCTACTGTTTTCATTGTAATTTTAATCAAAATTAAATAGTCTTTCATTTTACCCTCATTTTTTATAATATGAACATTCACGAGTATCAAGGTAAAGAATTACTCAAAAAATACGGTGTTACAATTCAAGAAGGAATTGTAGTAGATTCTGCTGATAAGGCAGTCGACGCTTCTAAAGAACTTAGAGAACAAACTGGCACAGACTGGATTGTTGTAAAAGCTCAAATTCACGCTGGTGGTCGTGGAAAAGGCAAAATTGTAGGTACAGATTACAATGGCGTTATGCTTGGCAAAACTCCTCAAGATGCTGCTGACAAGGCAAAACAACTTTTAGGCAATGTTTTGGTAACGCACCAAACAGGCGAAGAAGGCAAGAAAGTAAACAAAGTTTTGCTCGCTCAAGACGTGTATTACCCAGGTGAGACAGAACACAAAGAGTTTTATGTAGCTGTTCTTTTAGACAGAGACAAAAACTGTAACGTAATTATGGCAAGCAAAGAGGGTGGAATGGACATTGAAGAAGTAGCAGAAAACAATCCTGATGCTATCATCAAAGAATGGATTGACCCAAAACTAGGTTTACAGAGCTTCCAAGCACAAAAAGTAGCCTTTAAACTAGGTTTGCAAGGAAAAGCTCTCAAAGAAATGACAAAGTTTATCAAGTCTTTGTATGCTGCTTATATTGGTGTAGATGCTTCTCAAGTGGAAATCAACCCAGCATTTAAAACTTCTGACGACAGAGTATTGGCAGTAGATTCAAAAATCAATTTGGATGACAATGCTTTCTTCCGTCATAGAGAATTGGCAGAACTTAGAGATGAGTCTGAGGAATCTCCATTGGAAGTAGAGGCAAGTAAATTTGGCTTGAATTACGTAAAACTTGACGGAAACGTTGGTTGTATGGTAAACGGAGCTGGTCTTGCAATGGCTACTATGGATATGATTAAACTTGCTGGTGGTGAGCCTGCCAACTTCCTAGATGTTGGAGGAGGAGCTTCTGCCGAAACAGTAGAGAAAGGTTTCCGTATTATCCTTCAAGACCCTAACGTAAAGGCGATTCTTATTAATATTTTTGGTGGTATTGTTCGTTGTGATAGAGTAGCCAACGGAGTAGTAGAAGCCTACAAAAATATTGGTGAGATTAATGTTCCAATTATTGTTCGTCTGCAAGGAACAAATGCAGAAGAAGGAGCTAAAATTATCCAAGAATCTGGCTTAAACGTAATTTCAGCTATCGTACTCAAAGAAGCTGCTGATAAAGTAAAAGAAGTATTGGCTAACTAATTTTTGAATTAGCTAGTTTACAGATATAAAAAACTCCCTTTCACTGTTCTTTTTAGAAGATTGGAAGGGAGTTTTTTTATCTCTAGTTGATGATAAAGGAATATCAACTAGACTAGAGTAAAAATCTTTTTGAGATTAAAGTTAAGGTATATTTAGAGTTTTTCTATAAGTTCAGAGCTTACATATTTTTTTGCAAATTCTGTTACAAAAGTTTTATTATTGATTTTTATGCTATCAAAAAACTTTCTCCAGTTTTTAATATCTTTTTTCAAAAATTCAAACTTTACATCCATATATTTTTCAAAATCTTTCAAGTGTATTTTGCTTGTGTATATTCTTTTTTCATGTATTAAATTAGAATTTTCTATATATTCTTTAGTGGCAGGAATATAAATTTCTATTTTTTCTATTGTTGGGAAATCTCTAAATACTCTTAATGTTTGTTGCATTAATTTTTTCCAAGCATAATATTCTGTATTTGCAAATCCTTCTCTATAATAAATTACTCTATTATCAAAATCTATTTTAGAGCTATCTATATAGCCAGTATATTCCTTTACTCTTCTAATAAATTCTTGTTCTTCCAGTTTTAATTCATTTATTCTTTGATTGAAAAATAAATCAACATCGTTTATCAAGTTATCTACACTTTTAAATTTGTGTATAATTAATTCTATGCCTTTAACTTCTGCTCTATTTTTAGCAGCAGTAGAAAACCCTTGGTTTGTAATTATAATTCCAAAGTTAGCTTTTACATCTTCCAAGAAACCAATGAAGGCATCCACAATTTTTACATCTACTTTTTTATTATAGTATTTACATTCTATTACTCCTAATACTTTATATCCTGCAACATCTTTTTTTATAGAAATATCTACCTGCCTTTTTATTTTACTAAATTGTCCTACTATTTTATCATCAATCGTGATAATATGGTTAGGGTACTCGTTAGAATATTTTGTAAATAATTCTTTTTCGTATTTTTTCCAGTCAGTCATTAATATGTTAATTTATTAAAGTTGGTAGCTTGCCAAATTTGTATTAGGAGTTCTTTTATATCTATCTGAATTTAGTATTTCTGATGATATATTATTTTATCTGTTTTTTTAATGCTTCTTTAAAAGAAGGAAACCTACTAAATATTTCAAAAAAGAAACTTAGTAGGTTTTCATAATCTAAAACAGAAATCAAATTACTTCACCTCTGCCAATTCTCTTTCTTCATATTCATCTACTGGAAGACAGCTACAAACTAAGTTTCTATCTCCATACGCATCATCTATGCGACTAACCGATACCCAAAACTTGCGTTCTTTTACCCACTCTAATGGATAAACTGCCTTCTGACGAGAGTAAGGGAAATTCCACTCATCTGCCAAAAGTCTGCCTGCTGTGTGAGGAGCATTTTTGAGCACGTTGTCGTTTGCATCAGAATCTCTATCTTCAATTTCTTGAATTTCTTTACGAATCTGAATCATTGCTTGTGCAAAACGGTCTAGTTCTTCTTTCGTTTCGCTTTCTGTTGGTTCAATCATAAGCGTTCCTGCTACTGGGAAGGAAACTGTTGGAGCGTGGAAACCGTAATCCATTAAACGCTTGGCAATATCAACTACTTCAATGCCTGTTGTTTTCTTAAATCCTCTACAATCCAAAATAAACTCATGAGCGCAACGCCCATTCTTACCTACATACAAAATTGGATAATGCTCTTCCAATAAAGATTTGATGTAATTAGCATTCAAAATGGCTCTTTCTGTGGCTCTTGTCAGTCCGTCGCCTCCCATCATTGCAATATACGCATACGAAATAAGTAAAATAGAAGCACTACCGTAAGGAGCTGCCGAAATCGGATGACTTGCGCCGTTTTCTCCAATCTTTCCACGAATCTCAACTACTGGATGCGAAGGCAAATAAGGAGCTAAATCTTTTACTACACCAATAGGTCCCATTCCCGGACCACCACCACCGTGAGGAATACAGAATGTTTTGTGAAGATTCAAGTGACAAACATCAGCACCAATATTTGCAGGGGAAGTCAGACCAACTTGTGCGTTCATATTTGCACCATCCATATAAACACGTCCACCATTTTGATGGATAATATCACAAATTTCTATGATAGCTTCCTCAAAAACTCCGTGTGTAGAAGGATACGTTACCATCAAACACGATAGGTTTTCTTTGTGCTTTTCTACTTTTGCCTTTAAATCATCTACATCGATATTTCCATTCTCATCACACTTTGTAATCACTACTTTCATTCCTGCCATTACAGCACTTGCAGGATTTGTTCCGTGTGCAGAAGATGGAATAATAGCAATGTTTCTGTGTGTATCTCCATTAGCAACATGATAACCACGAATTGCCATAAGTCCTGCATATTCGCCTTGTGCGCCAGAGTTAGGTTGTAGAGAAACATCATCAAAACCAGTAATTTCGCAAAGCCAGTTACGTAGATTATCTGTAAGTTCTTTGTAGCCTTCTGCTTGACCAAGAGGTGCAAACGGATGAATTTGTCCAAACTCTGACCACGTTACAGGAATCATCTCTGTTGTGGCGTTGAGCTTCATCGTACAAGAACCCAAAGAAATCATAGAATGAACTAATGACAAATCTTTATTTTCCAAACGCTTCATATAGCGAAGCATTTCGTGTTCAGTATGATATAAAGAGAAAACAGGGTGAGTCATGAAATCAGATTTTCTGATGACTGCATCTTCCCAGTCTAATTCTATATTTTGGGCAAATTCTGCAATTTCTTCTTTGAAAGAATCTTTGTGAGCAGCTCTAGCAAAAATAGCTGAAAGTGTTTCTAAGTCAGCATATTCTGTGCGTTCGCCAAATGAAATTCCTATATTTCCATTTTCAAAATAACGGAGGTTTATTTCATTTTTTTCAGCAAGTTCTTTTATTCTTTGTGCTTGCTTCGTTGTCGTATTTATCTTAATGGTATCAAAATACTGATTATAAACTACCTCATATCCTAATTTCTCAACTACTTTGTGAGTAATTTTGGCAAAACCGTGTATTCTTTGAGCAATATTTTTCAGTCCTTCTGCGCCATGATATACGCCATACATACTTGCCATCACAGAAAGTAAAACTTGTGCAGTACAAATATTTGAAGTTGCTCTTTCTCTTTTGATATGCTGTTCACGAGTTTGTAGTGCCATACGATACGCAGGATTTCCTTCTGCGTCTTTTGAAAGACCAATCACACGCCCTGGCATAAAACGCTTGTCTTTGTCGTTGATGGCAAAAAATGCTGCGTGAGGTCCTCCGTAGCCCATCGGAACGCCCAAACGCTGTGCTGAACCAAAAACAACATCTGCCCCCATTTCCCCAGGAGGAGTAAGCATGGTAAGAGCCAACAGATCGGAAGCAACAGCTACTGAAACTTCATTTTCTTTGGCTACCTCTATAAACGAACGAATATTTTTGATATGACCATCTGTATTTGGATATTGAAGTAAAAGCCCAAACAAATTCTCATCCGTAACATCAAGTTTTGTAATATCTCCAATTTCTAGCTCTATTCCCAATGGCTCTGCACGTCCCATTAAGAGAGAAAGCGTTTGTGGGTGGCATTTATCAGAAACAAAAAATTTCATTGCCTTTTTCTTGGACTTTGGCTTGGTAGCTTCCAAAAGACGCATCGCTTCGGCTGCTGCTGTAGCTTCATCTAAAAGCGAGGCATTGGCAATCTCCATCCCTGTAAGGTCAATAACCATTGTTTGGAAATTGATGAGAGCTTCTAAACGTCCTTGTGCAATTTCGGCTTGATAAGGCGTATAGGCTGTGTACCAAGCTGGATTTTCTAAGATATTTCTTAGAATTACGTTCGGAACAAGCGTTTCATAATATCCCATTCCGATAAAAGAACGAAATACCTTATTTTTTGAAGCAATCTTTTGAAGGGTATGAATAAATTCACTTTCTGTAAGTGCAGAAGGTAAATTTAAAGGTTTTTTCAGACGAATATCAGCAGGAACAGTTTCAGAAATAAGCTGTTCGATAGAAGAGGCATTTACTTTATTGAGCATTTCATCAATAGAATTATCTATTTTTCCATTGTGGCGACTCTCAAAGGTGGTTTGGTTGAAGATATTGATTTTCATTCGTATAAGTTTACTAAAGGTAAGCTAGATTAAAGACCTAAATATAAAAAAGCAGAAAATTCCTATACAAAATCTCAAATATATTGAGGGCAAATTATATAGCAAATTTCGAACTCATTTATCAGATGGTTGTGGTGGAATATACTAATTCTGAACTCTATTACAAATATCCTTAGACTTATGTTTGAATCCAAAATTAGAAGTGAAAATTGCAATTCAAATCGAATATTTTTTTTCTAAAAAAAATGTATAACTATTTTGTTTTGCAAGCGTTTACCAAGTGTCAGTAAGCGATATAGATTCATTTTCTCAGAATGATATTGTGGTATATTTAATTAAAATGTTTGAATGTATCATAAACTCACAACATAATTAAAATGATATATCATTGACATTTTTTATATTATTTTTTTACCTAGTATTTTTTTTAGTAAAAGAGAGGAAAGATTTTTTTGAAAACTAATACTTTGAAGACTAAGGAGTTAGAGAAGTAGATAAATTCAAAAATATATTTTTTATTTTCTGTTTTTTTAATGACTTTTGTAGTGAGATAATATCATTGAGTAATGGATATTTTTAACTTCCTATCTTTATTTTCGCATTGTACATATAACCTTTGAGTTTTTCTCTTCTTGTTAGAACGAGATAAGCAATAATTGTTTTCTATCTTGAAAAGCAACTTTTGAGAGTTTTTTTTGAGGAAAATAATAAAAAAGTCGTGTGAAAGTGAAAAGCATTTTAAGTTTTTTTTAAATTTGGTCTTGCGTTTGCTTGCTAATCAAGTAAAATCATTTCTGACTTGGAAAGAAAGTCATAAAAATTATGATTACTTCCTCCAGACGAACTGCTTTATTTGGTAACTTTTTAATTTACGCATATCGATTTTTATATGAAATGAACTCTACACTTTAAAATCCCTAGAAAAAATAAAGAGAAATAGAAACCTACGATATTTAACTGAATGCGAAATAACCAACATAAAATGAAAATAGGAATTGTAGTCAATTCTTCTTGGAATATATATAACTTTAGAGCAGGGTTAATCAAAGCCTTTTTAAAACATCATGAAGTAATTGCTATTGCTCCCAATGATGGTTATAAAGAATCTTTAGAAGAAATGGGATGTATTTTTGAAGCTGTCCCAATGGAGTGCAAGGGAACAAATCCAATAAGCGATGCTATACTTGTCAAAAGGTTAGTAGATGTTTATAAAAAACACAAACTAGATGTAGTTTTGCATTACACTATAAAACCTAATATTTATGGTACAATAGCTGCCAAACTCCTCAAAATCCCTTCTATTAATAATGTAACAGGTTTAGGAACAGTTTTTTTGAGAGAGGGAATTTCTTCCAAAATTGCTCAATATTTATATCGTTTTACGTTTCGTTTTCCAAAAATCGTATTTTTTCAGAATAAAGATGACAGAGAGTTATTTGTTAATAAAAAACTAATAAACGAGTCTATTGCTCGTCTTTTACCTGGTTCGGGAATAGATACAAACCATTTTGCTCCTAAAGAACCTACCTTCAATTTTTCCGAAGGAGAAGATAAAAAAGAATTTACATTTTTACTCATTGCTAGAGTTCTCTATGATAAAGGAATTGCAGAATATGCTGATGCTATTAAACTTTTGAGAAGCAAAGGAATAAAAGCTCGTTTTCAGCTTTTAGGTAAAATAGACGAAACGAAAGGTTTGGGAGTACCTAGAAAGCAAATCAAAGAGTGGGAAAAAGAAGGTCTTTTGAAATATCTTGGTACAACAGGAGATGTTCGCCCTCTTATCTCAAATGCAGATTGTGTAGTTTTACCTTCTTATAGAGAGGGAACACCAAGAACACTTTTAGAAGCAGCTTGTCTTGGAAAACCAATTATTACTACAGATGTACCAGGGTGTAGAGAAACAGTAATTCATAATTTTAATGGTTACTTGTGTGAAGTGAAAAATGCTTATGATTTATCTGACAAGATGCAAAGAATGGTTTGCCTAAGTCAAGATAAGTTAGATGAGATGGGAGTAAATAGCCGTTGGCTTGCAGAAACCAAATTTGACCAACAGATTATTATTAAGAAATATACAGAAGTAATTGATAAAGTGAGAGTAGAGGAGGAAATGAAAGACACTTCTGTAAGCAACATTCGCTTTGCAAAGATGCGTTCAAGAGTAGAAAAGCGACGTTTGAAACAGCAAAGAAGAATTGTATCTAATCAAACAGAACCAACTAATCAAAAAACTAGGATTCCAAATAAGGCTATTTTAGTGGAATCATAAGAGTAATTATAAACAAATCAAAACCCTATTATTTGAAATAGATAATAGGGTTTTATTCATTATAGAGAGGTTTTACTGTGCCGTCCAACCTCCATCAATCGGAACAGCTGTTCCTGTAAATGTACTAGCTTCTTTAGAGGCTAAGAACAAAGCCATTCCTGCTAGAGCTTCAATAGAAACAAAGTCTTTGACAGCCTGTTTTTTCAACATTACTTTTTCGACTACCTCATCTTCACTCATTTTATGTGTCTTGGCTTGGTCTGCAATCTGTTTTTCTACTAAAGGCGTTTTTACATATCCAGGGCAGATAGCATTAGCAGTAATATTGTAAGGCGCTCCTTCTAACCCTAATACTTTTGTTAGACCTACAATGCCGTGTTTTGCAGCTACATAAGCTGATTTAAACTCGGAAGCACGAAGTCCGTGAGCAGAAGCAATATTGATAATTCTGCCAAATTTCTGTTTTTTCATTCCTTCCCAAACAGCTTGTGAGGTATGAAATGCCGAACTCAAATTTATTCCGATGATAGCATTCCATTTTGCAGCAGGAAATTCATCGATAGGTGCAACATGTTGGATTCCTGCATTATTTATCAAAACATCGATAACACCAAATTTCTGTTTGGCTTCGTTTATCATTTGTTGTATTTGTTCTGGCTGAAGCATATTTGCGTCAGAAAACATAGTCTGAACACCATATTCTTTTGCTACATTAGCTGCTATTTCTGCTCCATTTTCTTCTAATCCATTGAAAACGACATTATAACCTGCTTTAGCAAAATGCTTTGCAATGCCTAATCCGATACCACTTGTGCTTCCTGTAATAAGTACTGTTGCCATAAAAAATGTTGTTATGAAGTTGTCGGTAAAGACACCGACAACGGCTTGATTATAGTTAAAAAATAAAATTTTGGTAAATCTATTATATTTTGCTCGTGTTGGTGTCCTCACCAATGATAGATTTTACCAATTAATTGACAGAATAATGAACTAAAAAATGAGTTAAACGTTTGAAGTTTGCTTGAATAGTTTCATTGGCTTTCTGATAAATTAGGGAACGAAAATAAAGTTCTACTAACTCATCATATTTATCGTAATTGGTAATTTTAGCCAATACAATTCCTTTAAAGTAGCGATGGAACTGATTATGTACATAGAGAATCGGATGTTTGGGAGTCTTATTAAAGAGCAAATTCAGTTCTTTCAAATAATTTTTCTCTTCTAAAAAGTTCATTCCCTCTTCACTCATAAATTTTATTAGTTCTTCGGCACAGACTTCCAAATCTTCTTCATTTTCTGCTTTGTATCTAAAATAAGGATTCTGATTGAGTTTACCCAAAGAGATAGCAATAGTAGTTGTATGGTGTTGAAAATCACTAAGGTTTGATAAGAACTTTTGTGCAATTTGTTCTACTTCGTTTTTTCTGATGGCTAATGTTACCTCAATCCAAATTTCGTCTTCATATTTGGAAATGGATAAAATAACACTTTGAAAGCCCATTTTATCAGTTTTTCTAAACTGGCTGTACGCATCTATATATTCAAATCCCCATTCTCTAAAAAAGGGAATAAGCTCTTTGACAAAAAAGGTCTGTGCTGTGACTATATCCATAAAATAAATCTATGCTGTGTATTTTTTGAGTGTAGAATCAATCGTTTGATACGTTTGTTGTTTTATTTTTTCGACATCCTTCATTGTCAAATTTGCTGTTTGTATGGGTTTATGATAAATAAGTTTACAATCATGACGAGAAAATTTAAAAGGCTGCTTGTCTGGAAAAATAATCCAGTTGTAGAGGATGGTTACAGGAACAAGAGGAGTTTGAGTCTGAATGGCAGCACGAAAAGCACCATCTTTGAAGGGACACAAATCAGGTGGGTTTTTGGAAAAAATGCCTCCTTCAGGATAAATCAAAAAATTTTTTCCCTCGCTCAATACTCTTTTTACATCCTCAAAGGCTTGTGAACGACTAGAGCTTTTTTCACGGCTAACTGAAATATGAGCTTTTCTGAAAATGTAACCAAAAAAAGGAACTTTTCCTGCTTCAGCTTTTCCCATAAAAATACTAAATTTAGGAATTGTCATTACCATAGCAGAAATGTCTAAGTAAGACGTATGATTGGCTGCATAAATATAATTTTGGTTAGGGTCTGGTTCAAATTCCCATTCTGATTTTACTTTTACGCCAATTCCTGTATAAAACATTTTGCCAACTACTTTGTATAAAAAGCCATTCCAAGAGTGCCACTCTTTTCTTTGAAGAGCCAACCATAGAAAAGGGTAAACAAGTGTAAAAGAGAGTATGAAACAAAATATACTCCAGTAAGTGTAAAAATTCATAAACCACTAATTTTTATTGTTGAGATACAAATTAACATAAAAAAAAATTGACAATCCTCAAAGAAGATTGCCAATTCGTGATAATATTTATTCAGTAATGTCGATTGGTTACAATGCAAAATTGATGCGTGTAAGTAATCCACCTGTCTGAACAAATACCCCTTCCGAACCAAGTGAGCGTACTGGAAACTTCCAATACGGTTCAACTTGTAGCGTTAAATGTTTTCCTAAGGAAGTCTCAACTCCTGCAGAAACATTAATGGTTGCAAAAAGCTGTATAGCTGATTGTGTTTCCCTTTGTCTTACTACTTCTTGTGTACGAGTAAGGCGTGGGTCATAAGTGTCTGGAAATGAAACAGTATAATCTGATTCATAATTTTCTTTTAAGAAAAAATAATTTGAAGTTCCTACTGAAGCAAACCATTTATTTCTTTTTGTTTGAATAGCGTCATAGCGAATATTTACAGGCAAGTCTAATAGTTGCCAGTTGATTTGTGTCTTGTTTTTCTTTACCCAAGCTGCATCATTTATATTTGGGTCAAAGCTAGTAGCAATATCTGAAATATCCAAA is part of the Bernardetia sp. genome and encodes:
- the sucC gene encoding ADP-forming succinate--CoA ligase subunit beta, which codes for MNIHEYQGKELLKKYGVTIQEGIVVDSADKAVDASKELREQTGTDWIVVKAQIHAGGRGKGKIVGTDYNGVMLGKTPQDAADKAKQLLGNVLVTHQTGEEGKKVNKVLLAQDVYYPGETEHKEFYVAVLLDRDKNCNVIMASKEGGMDIEEVAENNPDAIIKEWIDPKLGLQSFQAQKVAFKLGLQGKALKEMTKFIKSLYAAYIGVDASQVEINPAFKTSDDRVLAVDSKINLDDNAFFRHRELAELRDESEESPLEVEASKFGLNYVKLDGNVGCMVNGAGLAMATMDMIKLAGGEPANFLDVGGGASAETVEKGFRIILQDPNVKAILINIFGGIVRCDRVANGVVEAYKNIGEINVPIIVRLQGTNAEEGAKIIQESGLNVISAIVLKEAADKVKEVLAN
- a CDS encoding restriction endonuclease, which encodes MTDWKKYEKELFTKYSNEYPNHIITIDDKIVGQFSKIKRQVDISIKKDVAGYKVLGVIECKYYNKKVDVKIVDAFIGFLEDVKANFGIIITNQGFSTAAKNRAEVKGIELIIHKFKSVDNLINDVDLFFNQRINELKLEEQEFIRRVKEYTGYIDSSKIDFDNRVIYYREGFANTEYYAWKKLMQQTLRVFRDFPTIEKIEIYIPATKEYIENSNLIHEKRIYTSKIHLKDFEKYMDVKFEFLKKDIKNWRKFFDSIKINNKTFVTEFAKKYVSSELIEKL
- a CDS encoding glycosyltransferase family 4 protein, with the protein product MKIGIVVNSSWNIYNFRAGLIKAFLKHHEVIAIAPNDGYKESLEEMGCIFEAVPMECKGTNPISDAILVKRLVDVYKKHKLDVVLHYTIKPNIYGTIAAKLLKIPSINNVTGLGTVFLREGISSKIAQYLYRFTFRFPKIVFFQNKDDRELFVNKKLINESIARLLPGSGIDTNHFAPKEPTFNFSEGEDKKEFTFLLIARVLYDKGIAEYADAIKLLRSKGIKARFQLLGKIDETKGLGVPRKQIKEWEKEGLLKYLGTTGDVRPLISNADCVVLPSYREGTPRTLLEAACLGKPIITTDVPGCRETVIHNFNGYLCEVKNAYDLSDKMQRMVCLSQDKLDEMGVNSRWLAETKFDQQIIIKKYTEVIDKVRVEEEMKDTSVSNIRFAKMRSRVEKRRLKQQRRIVSNQTEPTNQKTRIPNKAILVES
- the gcvP gene encoding aminomethyl-transferring glycine dehydrogenase, whose product is MKINIFNQTTFESRHNGKIDNSIDEMLNKVNASSIEQLISETVPADIRLKKPLNLPSALTESEFIHTLQKIASKNKVFRSFIGMGYYETLVPNVILRNILENPAWYTAYTPYQAEIAQGRLEALINFQTMVIDLTGMEIANASLLDEATAAAEAMRLLEATKPKSKKKAMKFFVSDKCHPQTLSLLMGRAEPLGIELEIGDITKLDVTDENLFGLLLQYPNTDGHIKNIRSFIEVAKENEVSVAVASDLLALTMLTPPGEMGADVVFGSAQRLGVPMGYGGPHAAFFAINDKDKRFMPGRVIGLSKDAEGNPAYRMALQTREQHIKRERATSNICTAQVLLSVMASMYGVYHGAEGLKNIAQRIHGFAKITHKVVEKLGYEVVYNQYFDTIKINTTTKQAQRIKELAEKNEINLRYFENGNIGISFGERTEYADLETLSAIFARAAHKDSFKEEIAEFAQNIELDWEDAVIRKSDFMTHPVFSLYHTEHEMLRYMKRLENKDLSLVHSMISLGSCTMKLNATTEMIPVTWSEFGQIHPFAPLGQAEGYKELTDNLRNWLCEITGFDDVSLQPNSGAQGEYAGLMAIRGYHVANGDTHRNIAIIPSSAHGTNPASAVMAGMKVVITKCDENGNIDVDDLKAKVEKHKENLSCLMVTYPSTHGVFEEAIIEICDIIHQNGGRVYMDGANMNAQVGLTSPANIGADVCHLNLHKTFCIPHGGGGPGMGPIGVVKDLAPYLPSHPVVEIRGKIGENGASHPISAAPYGSASILLISYAYIAMMGGDGLTRATERAILNANYIKSLLEEHYPILYVGKNGRCAHEFILDCRGFKKTTGIEVVDIAKRLMDYGFHAPTVSFPVAGTLMIEPTESETKEELDRFAQAMIQIRKEIQEIEDRDSDANDNVLKNAPHTAGRLLADEWNFPYSRQKAVYPLEWVKERKFWVSVSRIDDAYGDRNLVCSCLPVDEYEERELAEVK
- a CDS encoding lysophospholipid acyltransferase family protein → MNFYTYWSIFCFILSFTLVYPFLWLALQRKEWHSWNGFLYKVVGKMFYTGIGVKVKSEWEFEPDPNQNYIYAANHTSYLDISAMVMTIPKFSIFMGKAEAGKVPFFGYIFRKAHISVSREKSSSRSQAFEDVKRVLSEGKNFLIYPEGGIFSKNPPDLCPFKDGAFRAAIQTQTPLVPVTILYNWIIFPDKQPFKFSRHDCKLIYHKPIQTANLTMKDVEKIKQQTYQTIDSTLKKYTA
- a CDS encoding 3-hydroxybutyrate dehydrogenase, encoding MATVLITGSTSGIGLGIAKHFAKAGYNVVFNGLEENGAEIAANVAKEYGVQTMFSDANMLQPEQIQQMINEAKQKFGVIDVLINNAGIQHVAPIDEFPAAKWNAIIGINLSSAFHTSQAVWEGMKKQKFGRIINIASAHGLRASEFKSAYVAAKHGIVGLTKVLGLEGAPYNITANAICPGYVKTPLVEKQIADQAKTHKMSEDEVVEKVMLKKQAVKDFVSIEALAGMALFLASKEASTFTGTAVPIDGGWTAQ